One Blattabacterium cuenoti DNA window includes the following coding sequences:
- a CDS encoding zinc ribbon domain-containing protein, whose translation MIHQSVKINYTVEQLKLLYHIQLIDSRIDEIINFRNNIPKEIKNLDKELHNIKNNLKDIKNNIISIKNDIENKNENIKKSEILIKNYINKKNEIDNNKELYLIDKEIEYQKLEIQLLKKKIKELNNNIKVINNYLDKKKFLLKKKKRNIFFKKKELKSILLENDKEEKILSKQILIFYKKLDKKILEFYKKIRKRVKNGIAIAPVERGAPLGSYLSITPQKYSELVQRNKLLIDEHSGRILIDSKLAEEEKKKSIINKNK comes from the coding sequence ATGATTCACCAATCAGTTAAAATTAATTATACAGTAGAACAATTGAAACTATTATATCATATTCAATTAATAGATTCTCGTATAGATGAAATTATAAATTTTCGTAATAATATTCCTAAAGAAATAAAAAATTTAGATAAAGAATTACATAATATAAAAAATAATTTAAAAGATATTAAAAACAATATAATATCTATAAAAAATGATATAGAAAATAAAAATGAAAATATAAAAAAATCTGAAATATTAATAAAAAATTATATAAATAAAAAAAATGAAATAGATAATAATAAAGAATTATATTTGATTGATAAAGAAATCGAATATCAAAAATTAGAAATTCAATTATTAAAAAAGAAAATTAAGGAGTTAAATAATAATATAAAAGTTATTAATAATTATCTAGATAAAAAAAAATTTTTATTAAAGAAAAAAAAAAGAAATATTTTTTTTAAAAAAAAAGAATTAAAAAGTATTTTATTAGAAAATGATAAAGAAGAAAAAATTTTATCCAAACAAATATTAATTTTTTATAAAAAATTAGATAAAAAAATATTAGAATTTTATAAAAAAATAAGAAAAAGAGTTAAAAATGGAATAGCAATCGCACCAGTAGAAAGAGGTGCACCGTTAGGATCATATTTATCCATAACACCTCAAAAATATTCTGAATTAGTTCAAAGAAATAAATTATTAATAGATGAACATAGTGGTAGAATATTAATAGATTCAAAATTAGCTGAAGAAGAAAAAAAAAAATCTATTATTAATAAAAATAAATAA
- a CDS encoding thioredoxin family protein produces MVKTHFSNKKNILIKNFSLLEVTSGEKKSFTDFFSDKANVIMFICNHCPYVKHINKELVNLTNDFIDKGISFLAINSNDVEKYPEDSTENMKKISIKYNYPFPYFFDDKQEVAKYYNAKCTPEFFIFEGNGKLCYNGQLDNSRPDNKIPVTGNDIRIILKYILNKKKFSNPIIKNSYGCSIKWKIKN; encoded by the coding sequence ATGGTAAAAACTCATTTTTCAAATAAGAAAAATATTTTAATAAAAAATTTTTCTTTGTTAGAGGTAACTTCTGGAGAAAAAAAATCTTTTACAGATTTTTTTTCTGATAAAGCTAATGTAATAATGTTTATATGTAATCATTGTCCATATGTAAAACATATCAATAAAGAACTAGTTAATCTAACCAATGATTTTATTGACAAAGGAATATCTTTTTTAGCTATAAACTCAAATGATGTAGAAAAATATCCTGAAGATTCTACAGAAAATATGAAAAAAATATCTATTAAATATAACTATCCATTTCCTTATTTTTTTGATGATAAACAAGAAGTTGCTAAATATTATAATGCAAAATGTACTCCTGAATTTTTCATATTTGAAGGTAATGGAAAATTATGTTATAATGGACAATTAGATAATTCAAGACCAGATAATAAAATACCCGTTACAGGAAATGATATTAGAATTATATTAAAATACATTTTAAATAAAAAAAAATTCTCTAATCCTATCATAAAAAATAGCTATGGATGTAGTATAAAATGGAAAATTAAAAATTAA
- a CDS encoding DHH family phosphoesterase, translated as MFFNHNKNKIITIIIHKNPDGDALGSSLALMIYFRKLNYNVNLISPTNYSEYYSWLPGIKNIIVLSDNNKFFVKKKILDSDYIFLVDLNNFSRIGELKEFIKNSKSKKILIDHHPYPLNFDIMFHDSNAPATSILVFRFISNMNNLSKIDKDIATCLYVGLMTDTGYFRFPSINSETHFIASILMKKGINIYKIYNQLQENYNENKLKLLSIALKNLKIIKKYNIAYTSIRSSDIFYPYQQGDVDGIINYGLSIKNITFSVFFFEEKKNYPIKISFRSKGKLDVNLFARKYFSGGGHKNAAGGIIKKSLSETIKYFLHIIPIFYKNFNF; from the coding sequence ATGTTTTTTAATCATAATAAGAATAAAATTATAACAATAATAATACATAAAAATCCAGATGGAGATGCTTTAGGATCTTCTTTAGCTTTAATGATTTATTTTAGGAAATTAAATTATAATGTAAATTTAATATCTCCAACAAATTATTCGGAATATTATTCTTGGTTACCAGGAATAAAAAATATTATTGTATTATCAGATAACAATAAATTTTTTGTAAAAAAAAAAATTTTAGATTCTGATTATATATTTTTAGTAGATTTAAACAATTTTTCTAGAATTGGAGAGTTAAAAGAATTTATTAAAAATTCTAAATCTAAAAAAATATTAATAGATCATCATCCGTATCCATTAAATTTTGATATCATGTTTCATGATTCTAACGCTCCTGCTACAAGTATTCTTGTATTTAGATTTATATCAAATATGAATAATCTATCTAAAATAGATAAAGACATAGCTACATGTTTATATGTAGGATTAATGACTGATACGGGTTATTTTCGTTTCCCATCTATCAATTCTGAAACTCATTTTATCGCAAGTATTTTAATGAAAAAAGGAATTAATATATATAAGATTTATAATCAATTACAAGAAAATTATAATGAAAATAAATTAAAATTATTGTCTATAGCCTTAAAAAATTTAAAAATTATAAAAAAATATAATATTGCTTATACATCTATAAGATCATCAGATATTTTTTATCCTTATCAACAAGGAGATGTTGATGGAATTATTAATTATGGATTAAGTATTAAAAATATTACATTTTCTGTATTTTTTTTTGAGGAAAAAAAAAATTATCCTATTAAAATTTCATTTCGTTCAAAAGGTAAATTAGATGTAAATTTATTTGCTAGAAAATATTTTTCTGGAGGAGGACATAAAAATGCTGCTGGGGGTATAATAAAAAAAAGTTTATCTGAAACTATTAAATATTTTTTACATATTATACCAATTTTTTATAAAAATTTTAATTTTTAA
- a CDS encoding CCA tRNA nucleotidyltransferase: protein MNLSYAIYKNIFKLVSFASKKINQDSYIIGGYVRDFLLGNTKSNDLDILTIGEGILLAKEVAKIITNSNKNNNSIKVRIFKRYGTAMLEYNNYRIEFVGSRKESYQDLNNRNPIISKGSLKDDQNRRDFTINTLAISLNNKNYGELIDPFGGLFDIKRRMLRTPLNSNITYSDDPLRMMRAIRFATQLQFSIEKNSFKSIIKNKDRINIVSKERIVEEFNKILLSNKPSIGLYLLYKSELLSILLPEITLLEKVEEKNGFKHKNNFYHTLQVVDNLSKNKSNSIWLRWCGLLHDIGKPYTKKFLPGVGWTFYSHEYIGSKMISNIFHRLKLPKGNILKYVKKMVKYSSRPISLIGDHVSDSAIRRFIFDIGNDLYDLINLCLSDITTIDIEKKKLYKKNIFFLLKRIEILEKKDRIMNWKSPISGFHIMKTFNINSCKEIGTIKNFIKDSILEGKIKNNFISAYSIMLKKGKELGLKIKK, encoded by the coding sequence ATGAATTTATCATATGCTATTTATAAAAATATATTTAAACTTGTCAGTTTTGCCTCTAAAAAGATTAATCAAGATAGTTATATAATAGGTGGATATGTGAGAGATTTTTTACTAGGAAATACCAAATCAAATGATTTAGATATCCTAACTATAGGAGAAGGAATACTTCTTGCAAAAGAAGTAGCTAAAATAATTACTAATAGTAATAAAAATAATAATTCCATTAAAGTTAGGATCTTTAAAAGATATGGAACCGCAATGTTAGAATATAATAATTATAGGATAGAATTTGTAGGATCTAGAAAAGAATCATATCAAGATCTGAACAATAGAAATCCTATTATAAGTAAGGGATCATTAAAAGATGATCAGAATAGAAGAGATTTTACAATAAATACTTTAGCAATTAGTTTAAATAATAAAAATTATGGTGAATTAATAGATCCGTTTGGAGGATTATTTGATATAAAACGTAGAATGTTAAGGACACCATTAAATTCAAATATTACTTATTCTGACGATCCTTTAAGAATGATGAGAGCTATAAGGTTTGCTACTCAATTACAATTTTCCATTGAAAAAAATTCTTTTAAATCTATAATAAAAAATAAAGATAGAATTAATATTGTATCAAAAGAAAGAATTGTAGAAGAATTTAATAAAATTCTATTGTCTAATAAACCTTCTATTGGATTATATTTATTATATAAATCAGAGTTATTATCTATTTTATTACCTGAAATAACCTTACTGGAAAAAGTAGAAGAAAAAAATGGATTTAAACATAAAAATAATTTTTATCATACCTTACAAGTTGTTGATAATTTAAGTAAAAATAAATCTAATTCTATATGGTTGAGATGGTGTGGATTACTTCATGATATAGGAAAACCTTATACTAAAAAATTTTTACCTGGGGTGGGTTGGACATTCTATTCACATGAATATATAGGTAGCAAAATGATTTCTAATATATTTCATCGGTTAAAATTACCAAAAGGTAATATATTAAAATATGTAAAAAAAATGGTTAAATATAGTTCTAGACCAATATCTTTGATAGGGGATCATGTTAGTGATTCAGCAATACGTAGATTTATATTTGATATTGGAAATGATTTATATGATTTAATAAATTTATGTTTATCAGATATTACTACTATTGATATAGAAAAAAAAAAATTATATAAAAAAAATATTTTTTTTCTATTAAAAAGAATTGAGATATTAGAGAAAAAAGATCGTATTATGAATTGGAAATCTCCAATATCAGGATTTCATATTATGAAAACATTTAATATTAATTCATGTAAAGAAATTGGAACTATAAAAAATTTTATAAAAGATTCTATTTTAGAAGGAAAAATTAAAAATAATTTTATTTCTGCATATTCTATCATGTTAAAAAAAGGAAAAGAATTAGGATTAAAAATAAAAAAATGA
- a CDS encoding L-threonylcarbamoyladenylate synthase → MSFQIEITKSINFLKRGKILLYPTDTVWGLGCDAFNINAINKIYKIKKRNSFKPMIFLVESINRLQNLVGKLSDFTKQIILENYKKKPITIIYQFKKNYKNKTLYKLSYNKTLAVRLTYDIFCSNLIKKLNKPIISTSANISGCITPKSFSEIDPQILKNVDYIVNFRRKEKSVYDSSKIIKINSNKIKILRF, encoded by the coding sequence ATGTCTTTTCAAATAGAAATAACAAAAAGTATAAATTTTTTGAAAAGAGGAAAAATATTATTATATCCAACAGACACCGTTTGGGGGCTAGGATGTGATGCATTCAATATAAATGCAATAAATAAAATATATAAAATAAAAAAAAGAAACTCTTTTAAACCTATGATTTTTTTAGTAGAAAGTATAAATCGTTTACAAAATTTAGTAGGAAAATTATCAGATTTCACAAAACAAATTATATTAGAAAATTATAAAAAAAAACCTATCACAATAATATATCAATTTAAAAAAAATTATAAAAATAAAACATTATATAAATTAAGTTATAATAAAACTTTAGCCGTTCGTTTAACATATGATATATTTTGTAGTAATTTAATTAAAAAGTTAAATAAACCTATTATTTCTACTTCTGCTAATATATCAGGGTGTATTACTCCTAAATCGTTTTCTGAAATTGATCCACAAATTTTAAAAAATGTAGATTATATAGTAAATTTTCGTAGAAAAGAAAAATCTGTTTATGATAGTTCTAAAATCATAAAAATTAATTCAAATAAAATAAAAATTTTACGTTTTTAA
- a CDS encoding 2,3,4,5-tetrahydropyridine-2,6-dicarboxylate N-succinyltransferase, protein MDNLKLKIENYWNNKNIWIIDKNIKNSVIKVIENIEKGLIRVCELSDNKWIVNEWIKKAIIMYFSIQKMNKIELGPLEFYDKIPIKNKFKEKGIRVVPHAIARYGSYISPGVVLMPSYVNIGAYIGKETMIDTWATIGSCAQIGERVHISGGVGIGGVLEPLQSYPVIIEDDVFIGSRCILVEGVIIKKGAVLGSNVVITSSTKIFDVTNENSTEIKGFIPKYSVVIPGSYPKKFPAGTYYVPCALIIGKRKESTNKKTSLNHALRTHNLSI, encoded by the coding sequence GTGGATAATTTAAAATTAAAAATAGAAAATTATTGGAATAATAAAAATATATGGATAATTGACAAAAATATTAAAAATTCAGTAATAAAAGTAATTGAAAATATTGAAAAAGGATTAATAAGAGTTTGTGAATTATCAGATAATAAATGGATTGTTAATGAATGGATAAAAAAAGCTATTATTATGTATTTTTCAATTCAAAAAATGAATAAAATTGAATTAGGTCCATTAGAATTTTATGACAAAATCCCTATAAAAAATAAATTCAAAGAAAAAGGAATACGTGTAGTTCCACATGCTATAGCTCGTTATGGTTCATATATATCCCCAGGAGTGGTACTTATGCCATCCTATGTAAATATAGGAGCATATATAGGAAAAGAAACTATGATTGATACTTGGGCAACAATAGGTAGTTGTGCTCAAATTGGAGAAAGAGTCCATATAAGCGGAGGAGTTGGGATAGGGGGAGTATTAGAACCTTTACAATCTTATCCAGTTATTATTGAAGATGATGTATTTATAGGATCTAGATGTATTTTAGTTGAAGGAGTTATTATAAAAAAAGGAGCAGTATTAGGATCAAATGTAGTTATAACATCTTCTACTAAAATTTTTGATGTAACTAATGAAAATTCAACTGAAATAAAAGGATTTATTCCTAAATATTCTGTTGTTATTCCTGGATCTTATCCAAAAAAATTTCCTGCTGGAACATATTATGTTCCATGTGCATTAATTATAGGAAAAAGAAAAGAAAGTACTAACAAAAAAACGTCATTAAATCACGCATTAAGAACTCATAATTTATCAATATAA
- the ruvX gene encoding Holliday junction resolvase RuvX, which yields MSKILGIDYGKIMTGLSITDQNKIFAFGLDSIPTSKLMFFLKSIIFHEKIEKLVIGLPKKLNNEIEFLLEKKIQKFIKNFKKVYPSISIERIDERLTSKISTQSMKLIKIKSKKRKKNRKKILNKISATIILQSYLLKLEKIK from the coding sequence ATGAGTAAAATACTAGGAATAGATTATGGAAAAATAATGACTGGATTATCTATAACAGATCAAAACAAAATATTTGCATTTGGATTGGATTCAATTCCAACTAGTAAATTAATGTTTTTTTTAAAATCTATTATTTTTCATGAGAAAATAGAAAAGTTAGTTATAGGACTTCCCAAAAAACTTAATAATGAAATTGAATTTTTATTAGAAAAAAAAATTCAAAAGTTTATTAAAAACTTTAAAAAAGTATACCCATCAATATCTATAGAAAGAATAGACGAACGATTAACATCTAAAATATCTACTCAATCTATGAAATTAATAAAAATAAAATCAAAAAAAAGAAAAAAAAATAGAAAAAAAATTTTAAATAAAATTAGTGCTACTATAATTTTACAATCTTATCTTCTAAAATTAGAAAAAATTAAATAA
- the def gene encoding peptide deformylase produces MVLPIVFYGNPILRKKCSDINFSHYKKKDIYRLINNMFETIHKVKGIGLAAPQIGKNIKLFIIETPLLLDNNKKNYKKYKEVFINAKLIKIFGKEYKFNEGCLSIPGVYSTIKRKSNIIVEYCNQYGEKKTKCFTGIKSRIIQHEYDHTQGKLFIDYLPYKKRKLIKKIIK; encoded by the coding sequence ATGGTCTTACCTATAGTATTTTACGGAAATCCTATTTTAAGAAAAAAATGTTCAGATATTAATTTTTCTCATTATAAAAAAAAAGATATTTATAGATTAATCAATAATATGTTCGAAACAATACATAAAGTAAAAGGAATTGGTTTAGCTGCTCCTCAAATAGGAAAAAATATAAAATTATTTATAATAGAAACACCATTATTATTAGACAACAATAAAAAAAATTATAAAAAATACAAAGAAGTTTTTATTAATGCTAAATTAATAAAAATATTTGGAAAAGAATATAAATTTAATGAAGGATGCTTAAGCATTCCAGGAGTTTATAGTACTATAAAAAGAAAATCTAATATAATTGTGGAATATTGTAATCAATATGGAGAAAAAAAAACAAAATGTTTTACAGGTATAAAATCAAGAATTATTCAACATGAATATGATCATACACAAGGTAAATTATTTATAGATTATTTACCATATAAAAAAAGAAAATTAATAAAAAAAATTATTAAATAA
- the rplT gene encoding 50S ribosomal protein L20: MPRSKNSVSSRKRRKKIIKLAKGFYGSRNRIYTVAKNAVEKSFLYSFYGRKKRKRDFRSLWIQRINAGSRKYGISYSRFIKKLSDKNIKLNRKVISDISMNDPISFKKLIDMV, translated from the coding sequence ATGCCCAGATCAAAAAATTCAGTTTCTTCTAGAAAAAGAAGAAAAAAAATAATTAAGTTAGCTAAAGGATTTTATGGTTCAAGAAATAGAATTTATACTGTGGCAAAAAATGCTGTAGAAAAATCATTTTTATATTCTTTTTATGGAAGAAAAAAAAGAAAAAGAGATTTTAGATCATTGTGGATACAGAGGATTAATGCTGGATCAAGAAAATATGGAATATCTTATTCAAGATTTATAAAAAAATTATCCGATAAAAATATAAAACTTAACCGTAAAGTTATTTCAGATATATCTATGAACGATCCTATTAGTTTTAAAAAACTAATAGATATGGTCTAA
- the rpmI gene encoding 50S ribosomal protein L35, translated as MPKLKTKSGSKKRFKKTCSGHIKRKCSFKSHLLTKKSKKRKRRLRNFYLVKKSDKKNIKKQI; from the coding sequence ATGCCAAAATTAAAAACTAAATCAGGATCAAAAAAAAGATTTAAAAAAACATGTAGTGGACATATAAAAAGAAAATGTTCATTTAAAAGTCATTTATTAACTAAAAAATCAAAAAAAAGAAAAAGACGATTAAGAAATTTTTATTTAGTAAAAAAATCAGATAAAAAAAATATTAAAAAACAAATATAA
- the infC gene encoding translation initiation factor IF-3 yields the protein MVKKKEFHRINNKIFSKIIRLVGDESIKSGIYPTKNIVSLAKERDMDLVEINPKLNPPVCKILDYKKYLYEQKKRKKQFKAKQVKVNTKEIRFGPQIGDHDGKVKLKSAEKFLMRGDKVKVFVFFKGRSIVYKEQGKIKLLKFAEDIEKYGKVEQMPIMEGKRMYMIISPKKF from the coding sequence ATTGTAAAAAAAAAAGAATTTCATCGTATTAATAATAAAATTTTTTCTAAAATAATTAGATTAGTAGGAGATGAATCTATTAAAAGTGGAATATATCCAACTAAAAATATTGTTTCTTTAGCGAAAGAAAGAGACATGGATTTAGTTGAAATAAATCCAAAATTAAACCCTCCAGTTTGTAAAATATTAGATTATAAAAAATATTTATACGAACAAAAAAAAAGAAAAAAACAGTTTAAAGCAAAACAAGTTAAAGTCAATACAAAAGAAATTAGATTCGGCCCACAAATAGGTGATCATGATGGAAAAGTTAAATTAAAAAGTGCTGAAAAATTTTTAATGCGTGGTGATAAAGTTAAAGTATTTGTTTTTTTCAAAGGACGTTCCATTGTATATAAAGAACAAGGAAAAATAAAATTATTAAAATTTGCAGAAGATATTGAAAAATATGGTAAAGTAGAACAAATGCCTATAATGGAAGGAAAAAGGATGTATATGATTATATCTCCAAAAAAATTTTAA